One segment of Methylocella silvestris BL2 DNA contains the following:
- a CDS encoding membrane protein — translation MNQFNLSFAPMLPSAVLIGFGVLALVVVALGFLARRRGTVLRALGLALLLLALTNPSLVREDRAGLKDVVAIVVDQSGSQTIGERAAQTRKASEDLQKQINALGNVEVRVIDGGRGDEDADGTRLFSALNAGLADVPPERIGGVFMVTDGLVDDIPAKVEALGFKAPLHALITGHEGERDRRIELIEAPRFGIVGKDQTIELKVLDTAARDDPVVLKVRRDGAPIATMFAKPGERVRVPVRIEHGGQNVVELEVEALPDELTAVNNKAVVTIEGVRDKLKVLLVSGEPHSGERMWRNLLKSDANVDLVHFTILRPPEKQDGTPINELSLIAFPTADLFGRKIKEFDLIVFDRYSNQSVLPLVYFDNIVRYVREGGALMLAAGPDFSGPDGLYFSPLGRIAPARPDGDLTERPFRAAISKDGEKHPVTRGLPGAEQTPPAWSEWFRQVNAQVTRGSSVLDGADHKPLLVLSREGKGRVALLLSDQMWLWARGFEGGGPHLDLLRRLAHWLMKEPELEEEALRATVRGRKIEIERQSLKADNPPVKITAPSGVEATATLKPAEPGLWRASFDAPELGLYRLTDGALSVLANVGPDNPREFQEVVSTPDRLRPLAEATGGTVRRIGEGASAEIALPRLVAMRESPIYGGSDYAAIKRNGASEVKGVGVTPLAIGLAGLLALLGSVVAAWLYEGRGRGRTTDA, via the coding sequence ATGAATCAGTTCAATCTGTCCTTCGCGCCGATGCTGCCCTCAGCCGTTCTGATCGGCTTTGGCGTGCTGGCCCTGGTCGTCGTCGCGCTGGGTTTTCTCGCCCGTCGGCGCGGGACGGTGTTGCGCGCGCTCGGCCTTGCCCTTTTGCTGCTGGCGCTGACCAATCCGTCCCTCGTTCGCGAAGACCGCGCCGGCCTTAAGGACGTCGTCGCCATCGTCGTCGATCAGAGCGGCAGCCAGACCATCGGCGAGCGCGCCGCGCAGACCCGCAAGGCGAGCGAGGACCTGCAAAAGCAGATCAATGCGCTTGGCAATGTCGAAGTTCGCGTGATCGACGGCGGCCGCGGCGACGAGGACGCCGATGGCACGCGGCTGTTTTCGGCCCTGAACGCGGGCCTCGCCGATGTCCCGCCGGAGCGGATCGGCGGCGTCTTCATGGTGACCGACGGCCTCGTCGACGACATTCCGGCAAAAGTCGAGGCGCTCGGCTTCAAGGCGCCGCTGCATGCGCTGATCACTGGCCATGAAGGCGAGCGTGACCGCCGCATCGAGCTCATCGAGGCGCCGCGCTTTGGCATCGTCGGCAAGGATCAGACGATCGAGCTCAAGGTGCTCGACACCGCCGCCAGGGACGATCCCGTCGTCCTGAAAGTGCGGCGCGACGGCGCCCCGATCGCGACCATGTTCGCCAAGCCGGGAGAGCGCGTGCGCGTGCCGGTGCGCATCGAGCATGGCGGCCAGAATGTCGTCGAGCTCGAGGTCGAGGCGCTGCCGGACGAACTGACCGCCGTCAACAACAAGGCGGTGGTGACGATCGAAGGCGTGCGCGACAAGCTCAAGGTTCTCTTGGTTTCGGGCGAGCCGCATTCGGGCGAGCGCATGTGGCGCAACCTCCTGAAATCCGACGCGAATGTCGATCTCGTGCATTTCACCATTTTGCGGCCGCCGGAAAAGCAGGATGGCACGCCGATCAATGAACTTTCGCTGATCGCCTTCCCGACCGCCGACCTCTTTGGCCGCAAGATCAAGGAGTTCGACCTCATCGTCTTCGACCGCTATTCGAACCAGAGCGTGCTGCCGCTCGTCTATTTCGACAATATCGTGCGCTATGTGCGCGAGGGCGGCGCCCTGATGCTGGCGGCGGGGCCGGATTTTTCCGGGCCCGACGGGCTCTATTTCTCGCCGCTCGGGCGCATCGCGCCGGCGCGGCCGGACGGCGATCTGACCGAGCGCCCCTTCCGCGCGGCGATCTCGAAGGATGGCGAAAAACATCCCGTGACCCGCGGACTGCCCGGCGCCGAGCAGACCCCGCCGGCGTGGAGCGAATGGTTCCGCCAGGTCAATGCGCAGGTGACGCGCGGCTCCAGCGTCCTCGACGGCGCCGATCACAAGCCGCTGCTGGTGCTCTCGCGCGAGGGCAAAGGCCGCGTCGCCCTGCTGTTATCCGACCAGATGTGGCTCTGGGCGCGGGGCTTCGAGGGCGGCGGTCCGCATCTCGACCTGCTGCGCCGCCTCGCCCATTGGCTGATGAAGGAGCCGGAGCTGGAAGAGGAGGCGCTACGCGCCACGGTCCGCGGACGAAAGATCGAGATCGAACGCCAGAGCCTCAAGGCGGACAATCCCCCCGTCAAGATTACCGCCCCGTCCGGCGTCGAGGCGACCGCGACGCTGAAACCCGCCGAGCCGGGTCTTTGGCGCGCGAGCTTCGATGCGCCGGAGCTCGGACTCTACAGACTGACTGACGGCGCGCTGTCCGTCCTCGCCAATGTCGGGCCGGACAATCCGCGCGAATTTCAGGAGGTGGTCTCGACGCCGGACCGTTTGCGGCCGCTTGCGGAGGCGACCGGCGGCACCGTGCGGCGGATCGGCGAGGGCGCGTCGGCAGAGATCGCGCTGCCCCGCCTCGTCGCCATGCGCGAAAGCCCGATCTATGGCGGCTCCGACTATGCCGCGATCAAGCGCAATGGCGCGAGCGAGGTCAAGGGCGTCGGCGTGACGCCGCTGGCGATCGGCCTCGCGGGCCTGCTGGCATTGCTCGGCAGCGTGGTTGCGGCCTGGCTTTATGAGGGGCGGGGCCGGGGGAGGACCACGGACGCCTGA
- the cueO gene encoding multicopper oxidase CueO — MTAISRRGVCAAGTTIAAMAALRLRPAAARDAVRPALPIPQELRPDARGEIAFTAEAGATSFMPGARTATYGYNGPFLGPALRLRRGETVTIDFTNNLPVPTTVHWHGLVIPGDVDGGPHRPVAPGQHWRPALSVDQPAATLWFHPHFYPTTAAQVTKGLAGLLIIDDEDADRLALPSRWGVNDIPLIIQDRRFGEDGQFFDRMNITAVTSGYVGDVPLVNGVRYPEARVARGWARLRLLDGSNARSYMLTASDGRPLFVIGSDGGLLESPVELKQIMIHAGERFEIMVDCRSGAPFDLVTLPVGEPIMRLPPFDDSVPLVTIRPDGADMPGQLPASLANLPQTPAELPPISQQLVMKMFRDEEGMMPLMKAGLAMGKSGKIDAAVIARVTKLIVDQPELSEAAQLSANGVNGRPFALDEPLFAAPRNQPLRWRISEGDDQMLHPVHIHGCQFRILSERGQPPEAYRAGWKDIAPISAGGYSDILVSFPYPADPHAPYMAHCHILEHEDSGMMAQFTVA, encoded by the coding sequence ATGACTGCCATTTCCCGCCGCGGCGTGTGCGCCGCCGGCACGACCATTGCCGCAATGGCCGCCCTGCGTCTCCGCCCCGCGGCCGCCCGGGACGCCGTCCGTCCGGCCCTCCCCATCCCGCAAGAGCTCAGGCCGGATGCGCGCGGTGAAATCGCGTTCACCGCCGAGGCCGGAGCGACAAGCTTTATGCCGGGCGCGCGCACCGCGACCTACGGCTACAACGGCCCATTTCTGGGGCCGGCGCTGCGCTTGCGGCGCGGCGAGACCGTAACGATCGACTTTACCAACAATCTTCCGGTTCCCACGACCGTGCACTGGCATGGTCTCGTCATTCCCGGCGATGTCGACGGCGGCCCCCATCGGCCTGTTGCGCCGGGGCAGCATTGGCGGCCCGCTTTATCGGTTGATCAACCGGCCGCCACGCTTTGGTTCCACCCGCATTTTTATCCCACCACCGCCGCGCAGGTCACCAAGGGGCTTGCGGGCCTGTTGATCATCGATGACGAAGATGCCGACCGCCTGGCGCTGCCCTCCCGCTGGGGCGTCAACGATATCCCGCTGATCATCCAGGACCGCCGCTTCGGAGAAGACGGCCAGTTTTTCGACAGGATGAACATCACCGCGGTCACAAGCGGATATGTCGGCGATGTGCCGTTGGTCAATGGCGTTCGCTATCCCGAGGCGCGCGTCGCGCGCGGCTGGGCGCGCCTGCGCCTGCTCGACGGCTCCAATGCGCGCAGCTACATGCTGACGGCGTCGGACGGGCGCCCTCTATTCGTCATCGGCTCCGATGGAGGGCTGTTGGAGAGCCCGGTGGAGCTGAAGCAGATCATGATCCACGCGGGAGAGCGGTTCGAGATCATGGTGGACTGCCGCTCCGGCGCGCCGTTCGACCTCGTTACGCTGCCGGTCGGAGAGCCGATCATGCGGTTGCCGCCCTTCGACGATTCCGTTCCTCTGGTCACGATCCGGCCTGACGGCGCTGACATGCCGGGTCAGCTTCCGGCCTCGCTCGCGAACCTGCCGCAGACGCCGGCGGAGTTGCCGCCCATCAGCCAGCAGCTGGTCATGAAGATGTTCCGCGACGAAGAAGGGATGATGCCGCTGATGAAAGCGGGGCTGGCGATGGGCAAAAGCGGCAAGATCGACGCGGCTGTTATTGCCCGCGTTACGAAACTGATCGTGGATCAGCCGGAGCTGTCCGAAGCGGCGCAGCTTTCCGCCAATGGCGTCAATGGCAGGCCCTTTGCCCTCGATGAACCGCTGTTCGCCGCGCCGCGCAATCAGCCGTTGCGCTGGCGGATTTCCGAAGGCGACGACCAGATGCTGCATCCTGTCCACATTCACGGTTGCCAGTTCCGCATTCTGTCGGAGAGGGGACAGCCGCCGGAGGCCTACCGCGCCGGCTGGAAGGACATCGCTCCGATCTCGGCCGGCGGCTACAGCGATATTCTGGTCAGCTTTCCGTATCCGGCTGATCCGCACGCGCCCTACATGGCGCATTGCCACATCCTGGAACATGAAGACTCCGGCATGATGGCGCAGTTTACGGTGGCGTAA
- a CDS encoding DUF3280 domain-containing protein codes for MTDRLVLRARRWLGLCGVALLMGALAPVPAGADPAPIAIAVFDFELDDFSGGAGIAGDHAADLRYLDQATSAARKLLAESGRYRLVDVAGADSEDAKARTLHQCNGCEAALAEKLGADQSFVGIVTRITRTDYVVRFQIRDAHTGAVVLARTSDLRIGADYSWARGAAALVRDKLLEGS; via the coding sequence GTGACAGACAGATTAGTGTTGCGCGCGCGCCGCTGGCTTGGCCTCTGCGGGGTCGCTCTTTTGATGGGCGCGCTGGCGCCCGTTCCGGCCGGCGCCGATCCAGCGCCGATCGCCATCGCTGTATTCGATTTCGAGCTCGATGATTTCAGCGGCGGCGCGGGGATCGCGGGCGATCATGCCGCCGATTTGCGCTATCTCGATCAGGCGACGAGCGCGGCACGCAAGCTGCTCGCAGAATCGGGACGCTACCGGCTTGTCGACGTCGCGGGCGCCGACAGCGAGGACGCAAAAGCGCGTACGCTGCATCAGTGCAACGGCTGCGAGGCGGCGCTGGCGGAAAAGCTCGGCGCCGATCAATCCTTTGTCGGCATCGTGACGCGGATCACTCGCACCGACTATGTGGTGCGCTTCCAGATCCGCGACGCGCATACAGGCGCTGTGGTGTTGGCAAGAACAAGCGATCTGAGGATCGGCGCGGATTATTCCTGGGCGCGCGGCGCCGCGGCGCTGGTGAGAGACAAGCTGCTTGAGGGGAGTTAA
- a CDS encoding HAMP domain-containing sensor histidine kinase, with protein MPAPKFDLKLRLALRVAALAAVCFAAAAAYVLFDTDRAARARAETIADAVAGDLSLQQGVAHWVQINRAEAGSDPFPDLQRIATAVMAPGLCIAFRAENGGIVQRLCSGAAPGDAGAPLLFAALYQGLFGAGREAARPVMYGGAAHGEAVVSIDRQSLIGQSWRETSRLLAIMAATLVGLCVLVYAALADALRPTRAIREGLARLVGGDLSARLPPFDLAELSAVGAVFNDLAGNLETTLAERNALTRRLIAVQDEERLHLARELHDEFGQCLAAIGAMAASAGQTARRDCPALEPPCQSIGRTAAHMMQALRGALLRLRPPDVEELGLAASLEGLVAGWNGRGGATRFSIELRGDFDALPRDFAASLYRVAQEAITNAAKHAEAAKVTLRLSLREPQGSDRRAHIELAVDDDGKGGADAKSGMGLLGMRERVEALGGRLSLKTSRPSGLALRAHIPVPPAAAPDETLAAA; from the coding sequence ATGCCGGCGCCAAAATTTGACCTGAAGCTTCGGCTCGCCCTTCGCGTCGCGGCGCTGGCGGCGGTCTGTTTCGCTGCCGCCGCGGCCTATGTTCTATTCGACACGGACCGCGCCGCGCGGGCCCGGGCCGAGACGATCGCCGATGCGGTCGCGGGGGACCTTTCGCTGCAACAGGGCGTCGCCCATTGGGTCCAGATTAACCGGGCCGAGGCCGGGTCCGATCCGTTTCCGGATTTGCAGCGCATTGCGACGGCGGTGATGGCGCCCGGCCTTTGCATCGCTTTTCGCGCGGAAAATGGCGGTATCGTCCAGCGCCTTTGCAGCGGCGCGGCGCCGGGCGACGCCGGCGCGCCGCTCCTTTTCGCGGCGCTCTATCAGGGCCTGTTCGGCGCGGGGCGTGAAGCCGCGCGTCCGGTGATGTATGGCGGCGCGGCGCATGGCGAGGCCGTGGTCTCGATCGACCGGCAGAGCCTCATCGGCCAAAGCTGGCGCGAGACGAGCCGGCTCCTCGCAATCATGGCGGCGACGCTTGTCGGGCTCTGCGTCCTCGTCTATGCCGCGCTGGCCGACGCCTTGCGGCCGACCCGGGCGATCCGCGAAGGGCTCGCACGACTCGTCGGCGGCGATCTTTCGGCGCGTCTGCCGCCCTTCGACCTCGCCGAGCTGTCGGCGGTCGGCGCGGTGTTCAATGATCTTGCCGGCAATCTCGAGACGACGCTGGCCGAGCGCAACGCGCTGACGCGGCGGCTGATCGCGGTGCAGGACGAAGAGCGGCTTCATCTCGCGCGGGAGCTACATGACGAATTCGGCCAGTGTCTCGCCGCGATCGGCGCGATGGCCGCCTCGGCCGGGCAGACGGCGCGGCGCGATTGCCCCGCGCTGGAGCCGCCATGCCAGAGCATCGGCCGCACGGCCGCGCATATGATGCAGGCGCTACGCGGCGCGCTGCTGCGGCTGCGCCCGCCGGATGTCGAAGAGCTTGGCCTTGCCGCCAGCCTCGAAGGCCTTGTCGCGGGGTGGAACGGCCGCGGCGGGGCGACGCGTTTTTCGATCGAGCTGCGCGGCGACTTCGACGCCCTGCCGCGCGATTTCGCCGCAAGCCTCTACCGGGTCGCGCAGGAAGCGATTACCAATGCGGCGAAACACGCCGAGGCCGCCAAGGTCACGCTGCGGCTCAGCTTGCGCGAGCCTCAAGGATCGGATCGGCGGGCTCATATCGAGCTTGCCGTCGACGACGACGGCAAGGGCGGGGCCGACGCAAAATCCGGCATGGGGCTGCTTGGCATGCGCGAGCGCGTCGAAGCGCTCGGCGGCCGTTTGAGCCTCAAAACGTCCCGCCCGAGCGGCCTTGCCCTCCGCGCGCATATTCCCGTCCCGCCGGCGGCGGCGCCGGACGAAACTCTGGCTGCGGCGTGA
- the otnI gene encoding 2-oxo-tetronate isomerase has translation MLRFAANLTMMFNEWPFLDRFDAAADAGFEAVEYLFPYDFPPDAIAARLERNHLAQALFNLPPGDWAAGERGLAALSGRLKEVQKSVETGLAYAAATGVKRLHLMSGIADRRDAESVEAYRKAVVWSAEKLGRSGVDLLLEPINARNMPGYFLNDFAFAESLIRDLGLPNVKLQFDVYHRQIMQGDVTMALRTLMPIIGYIQIASVPSRHEPHEEELNYPFLFEEIERLRYDGFIGCEYVPRQGTLEGLGWFAPYAAKSAHPRGHWRAAVADGLDPSREGT, from the coding sequence ATGCTTCGGTTCGCCGCGAACCTCACCATGATGTTCAACGAATGGCCCTTCCTGGACCGCTTCGACGCCGCGGCAGACGCTGGATTCGAAGCCGTCGAATATCTGTTTCCCTATGATTTTCCGCCCGACGCGATCGCCGCGCGGCTGGAGCGCAATCATCTGGCCCAGGCGCTCTTCAACCTGCCGCCGGGAGATTGGGCGGCGGGCGAGCGCGGCCTTGCCGCATTGAGCGGGCGCCTCAAAGAGGTCCAGAAGAGCGTCGAAACCGGCCTCGCCTATGCGGCGGCGACCGGCGTCAAACGCCTTCATCTAATGTCGGGAATTGCCGATCGCCGGGACGCCGAAAGCGTCGAGGCCTACCGCAAGGCCGTTGTGTGGAGCGCCGAAAAACTTGGCCGGAGCGGCGTCGATCTTCTCCTTGAACCGATCAACGCCCGCAACATGCCGGGCTATTTCCTCAATGACTTCGCCTTTGCCGAAAGTCTGATCCGCGACCTCGGCTTGCCGAATGTCAAATTGCAATTCGACGTCTATCATCGCCAGATCATGCAGGGCGACGTCACGATGGCGTTGCGGACTCTTATGCCGATCATCGGATATATTCAGATCGCCAGCGTCCCCTCGCGGCACGAACCACATGAGGAAGAGCTGAACTATCCGTTCCTGTTCGAGGAAATCGAGCGGCTCCGCTACGACGGCTTCATCGGCTGCGAATATGTTCCGCGCCAGGGCACATTGGAAGGTCTTGGCTGGTTCGCGCCCTATGCGGCAAAGTCCGCCCATCCGCGCGGCCATTGGAGAGCCGCCGTGGCCGACGGCCTCGACCCATCGCGGGAAGGGACGTAA
- a CDS encoding DNA-3-methyladenine glycosylase gives MAIRRPLARSELPVDTVELARHLIGKLVVRELPEGVVSGRIVETEAYVVGDAAGHGYRGMTRRNKSLFLERGHAYVYLAYGSSYMLNVSSETAGIGAGVLIRALEPREGVPIMQRNRNIMRLRDLARGPGRLAAALRIDPSLDGLDLCREGPLWLAGAAGEAGEIGQSIRIGISKEADRPLRFYLRNNPFVSGPGSLNA, from the coding sequence ATGGCCATCCGCCGCCCGCTCGCCCGCTCGGAGCTGCCGGTCGACACCGTCGAGCTCGCCCGCCATCTCATCGGCAAGTTGGTGGTGCGAGAGCTGCCTGAAGGCGTTGTGAGCGGCCGTATTGTCGAGACCGAGGCTTATGTCGTGGGCGATGCCGCCGGCCATGGTTACCGCGGGATGACTCGACGCAACAAGTCGCTGTTTCTCGAGCGCGGCCATGCCTATGTCTATCTCGCCTATGGCAGCTCCTACATGCTGAATGTGTCGAGCGAGACGGCAGGAATCGGCGCCGGCGTGCTCATCCGGGCGCTTGAACCGCGAGAAGGCGTCCCCATCATGCAGCGCAATCGCAACATCATGCGCCTGCGCGATCTGGCGCGCGGACCGGGACGGCTTGCCGCGGCGTTGCGGATTGACCCTTCGCTTGATGGGCTCGATCTTTGCCGGGAAGGCCCGCTGTGGCTCGCAGGCGCCGCGGGGGAAGCCGGCGAAATCGGGCAGAGCATCCGGATCGGCATTTCGAAGGAGGCCGACCGTCCCTTGCGATTTTATCTTCGCAACAATCCATTCGTCAGCGGTCCAGGATCGCTCAACGCATAA
- a CDS encoding nuclear transport factor 2 family protein: MEDPEIRAALDRHWAASDANDFEGEHEIYREDAVLEYPQSGERIRGRRKIQSSRAAQPNRKRFTVRRIIGAGDLWVTEYVLSYDGRPSYTVSIMEFLDGKVARETQYFGDPFEPGASRAQWVELMP; encoded by the coding sequence ATGGAAGACCCGGAGATTCGCGCGGCTCTCGATCGCCACTGGGCCGCCTCCGACGCAAACGACTTCGAGGGCGAGCACGAGATTTACCGCGAGGACGCAGTGCTCGAATATCCGCAATCGGGCGAGCGCATTCGCGGGCGGCGGAAGATTCAGTCGTCTCGCGCCGCGCAGCCGAACCGGAAACGCTTTACTGTGCGGCGGATCATCGGCGCGGGCGACCTCTGGGTCACGGAATATGTCCTGAGCTATGACGGGCGCCCGTCCTACACCGTGAGCATCATGGAGTTCCTCGATGGGAAGGTGGCCCGCGAGACCCAATATTTCGGCGATCCGTTCGAGCCGGGGGCCTCGCGCGCGCAATGGGTCGAGCTTATGCCTTGA
- a CDS encoding DUF2380 domain-containing protein yields MRCLLLPILAAGLWFAPSYGIAAEPEQSAAIAVIDFDYVDTSGEPRDQSKEHEARLAAFMDALKSDLAKGAKFRVVAPACRPEPCAVQGAGVPALVAAAREAGADILLIGGVHKMSTLVQWAKIQAIDARTGRVLFDKLFTFRGDTDEAWRRAETFIFGELAALPPS; encoded by the coding sequence ATGCGTTGTTTGCTTCTTCCTATTCTGGCGGCCGGACTCTGGTTTGCGCCGTCCTACGGAATAGCCGCCGAACCCGAGCAAAGCGCGGCGATCGCCGTGATCGACTTCGACTATGTCGACACTTCGGGCGAGCCGCGCGATCAGAGCAAGGAGCATGAGGCGCGGCTCGCCGCCTTCATGGACGCCTTAAAAAGCGATCTCGCCAAAGGCGCAAAATTCCGCGTCGTCGCGCCAGCCTGCCGCCCCGAACCTTGCGCTGTTCAGGGCGCGGGCGTCCCGGCTCTTGTCGCCGCGGCGCGCGAGGCCGGCGCGGATATTCTGCTGATCGGCGGCGTCCACAAGATGAGCACGCTGGTGCAATGGGCGAAAATCCAGGCGATCGACGCCAGGACCGGGCGAGTGTTGTTCGACAAGCTGTTCACCTTTCGCGGCGATACGGATGAAGCCTGGCGCCGGGCCGAAACCTTCATTTTTGGCGAGCTCGCCGCGCTTCCGCCGTCGTAA
- a CDS encoding GNAT family N-acetyltransferase produces MAALSLVLTPQTVDDLAAIERLDEHAFGPGRFARSAYRLREGVEPDYSLSFVARVGTLLVGANRITAIRCGEAPALLLGPLTVDPAFRSGGIGEALVQKSLDAARAAGHALVLLVGDLPYYEKMGFRRVPPGKITFIGPVDPERLLYCELVEGALDSAGAKVRRVRAR; encoded by the coding sequence ATGGCGGCTCTCTCCCTTGTCCTTACGCCGCAGACCGTCGACGATCTCGCCGCGATCGAGCGGCTCGACGAACACGCCTTCGGGCCGGGCCGCTTCGCCCGTTCGGCCTATCGTCTGAGGGAGGGAGTCGAGCCTGATTACAGCCTGTCCTTCGTCGCGCGGGTCGGAACGCTGCTCGTCGGCGCCAATCGCATCACGGCGATCCGTTGCGGCGAGGCTCCCGCGCTGCTGCTCGGCCCTTTGACCGTCGATCCCGCCTTCCGCTCCGGCGGCATCGGCGAAGCCCTGGTGCAGAAATCGCTCGACGCCGCCCGCGCGGCCGGCCATGCGCTGGTGCTGCTCGTCGGCGATCTGCCCTATTACGAAAAGATGGGATTTCGCCGCGTCCCGCCGGGCAAAATCACTTTCATTGGGCCGGTCGATCCCGAGCGGCTGCTCTATTGCGAGCTCGTCGAAGGCGCATTGGACTCAGCGGGCGCAAAAGTGCGGCGCGTGCGGGCGCGGTAG
- a CDS encoding response regulator, protein MSGAATILLVDDHAIVREGYRALLQQQPRLKVVAEAGDGAEAYRLFKQVKPDLVIMDLTMPGLGGVEAVKRIRQWDPAARILVFTMHQNAAFAVQAIRAGAKGYVTKSSPPEALIRGAFDVLQGRIALSADIDHELALSRVTETPTATDVLTPREFEILRLLLAEKSTEAIAAILGLSPKTVANTRYLIKAKLGVASDIELVLVALRQGILGAEGERHEIAPL, encoded by the coding sequence GTGAGCGGGGCAGCAACCATTCTGCTGGTCGATGATCACGCCATCGTGCGCGAAGGCTATCGCGCGCTCTTGCAGCAGCAGCCGCGCCTCAAGGTCGTCGCCGAGGCCGGCGACGGCGCCGAAGCGTATCGCCTGTTCAAGCAGGTGAAGCCCGACCTCGTCATCATGGATCTGACCATGCCGGGCCTTGGTGGCGTCGAGGCCGTCAAGCGCATCCGGCAATGGGATCCGGCCGCCCGCATTCTGGTGTTTACCATGCATCAGAACGCAGCCTTCGCGGTGCAGGCGATCCGCGCCGGGGCGAAGGGCTATGTCACGAAAAGCAGCCCGCCGGAAGCGTTGATCCGCGGCGCCTTCGATGTCCTGCAGGGCAGGATTGCGCTCAGCGCCGACATCGATCATGAGCTTGCGCTGAGCCGCGTCACGGAAACGCCGACTGCGACCGACGTGCTGACGCCGCGCGAGTTCGAAATCTTGCGCCTGCTGTTGGCGGAAAAGTCGACCGAGGCCATCGCCGCGATTTTGGGCCTCAGCCCGAAAACGGTGGCCAATACGCGCTACCTCATCAAGGCCAAGCTTGGCGTCGCCTCGGACATCGAACTCGTTCTCGTGGCGCTGCGGCAGGGGATCCTGGGCGCGGAAGGCGAGAGACATGAGATCGCGCCCCTTTGA